One window of the Flavobacteriaceae bacterium YJPT1-3 genome contains the following:
- a CDS encoding nucleotide pyrophosphohydrolase, with the protein MNIQNAQQAVDEWIQEHGVRYFNELTNMAQLTEEVGEVARIIARRYGEQSEKESDKEKDLGEELADVLFVLLCLANQTGVDLQSAFEQKLELKAKRDHDRHHSNQKLKDQ; encoded by the coding sequence ATGAACATTCAAAATGCGCAGCAGGCGGTAGACGAGTGGATTCAAGAGCACGGTGTGCGCTATTTCAATGAGTTAACCAATATGGCGCAACTCACCGAAGAAGTAGGGGAAGTAGCCCGCATCATCGCCCGACGCTACGGCGAGCAGAGCGAAAAAGAATCGGACAAAGAGAAAGATCTGGGTGAAGAATTGGCCGACGTACTCTTTGTGCTTCTCTGTCTAGCCAATCAAACCGGAGTGGATCTGCAATCTGCCTTTGAGCAGAAGCTGGAGCTCAAAGCCAAACGCGATCACGACCGGCATCACAGCAATCAAAAACTCAAAGATCAGTAG
- a CDS encoding DUF3857 domain-containing protein, with translation MLFRMLFYVLFFKVLLLGSLQAQNYDYGKAGISELEMTIYPQDSTANAVLLNRYRNTYFDHDYSDGWVIITEIRERIKILTKEGLEHATKIIAYYRDGVRKEKVLDIEGFTYTLSDGNIHKQELQKEGILITEHNDHWSELVIVMPQAKVGSVIEYKYKVYSPFWKIEDVVLQEDIPVAHQFVKVQTPSFFHFQRMIKGFFPVQPKEYTEERTMNVSFDSNDPYGQLITQQTNYGKAEYEEVVAEYTVEHIPRLREETFVGNLENYRSKVIYELTATKFPGSDYKSYSNQWEDVVQTIYDSDRFGRELKRARHLNEWADEIQSRTSSPKELMNKAFDTIKRSIAWNSKQSKYVDQGLEAAVLNGMGNVAEVNLNLVALLQKLDLEAHPVLVSTRDHGIPVIPTLEGFNYVLAAVRLNDELILLDATERMSSPNLLPERTLNWVGRLIEKNGNSFEVDLYPESPTTKMAMMNYELKPDGSLQGIVMHRFTQLDALDYRKTKGTLTPEQHVERLISTHNLSEVAQFTRKHLEALDAPVEESYEFKLNRGADIMNDKIYLDPLLFLRVFNSPWKGSDRTYPIEFVQPFKIDKRINIKLPAGFTVESMPEPQAVALPDNMGSFSYNIGEFNGSLRITAQFSMNRKLFLPDQFAMLKEFYQTRVNKENEKVVLVKAKP, from the coding sequence ATGCTCTTTCGAATGCTTTTTTACGTCTTGTTTTTTAAAGTGTTGCTTTTGGGTTCCCTTCAAGCCCAAAATTATGATTACGGTAAAGCGGGCATATCTGAATTAGAGATGACTATATATCCTCAAGATTCTACAGCAAACGCAGTGCTGCTGAACCGCTACAGAAACACCTATTTTGATCATGACTACAGTGATGGATGGGTGATAATCACCGAGATCAGAGAGCGAATTAAAATCTTAACTAAAGAAGGACTGGAACACGCCACTAAAATCATTGCTTATTATCGGGATGGGGTTCGTAAGGAAAAAGTACTCGATATTGAAGGCTTCACTTACACCTTGTCCGATGGTAACATACATAAACAAGAATTACAGAAGGAGGGGATATTGATTACGGAACATAATGATCACTGGTCGGAGCTGGTGATTGTTATGCCGCAGGCAAAGGTAGGCTCAGTGATTGAATATAAGTACAAAGTATACAGTCCGTTCTGGAAAATTGAGGATGTAGTACTTCAGGAGGATATTCCTGTAGCTCATCAGTTCGTTAAAGTTCAAACTCCCTCATTCTTCCATTTTCAAAGGATGATTAAGGGATTTTTTCCGGTGCAGCCCAAAGAATATACCGAGGAGCGGACGATGAATGTATCATTTGATTCCAACGATCCTTACGGGCAGCTGATCACCCAGCAAACGAATTATGGTAAAGCGGAATATGAAGAGGTCGTGGCAGAATATACCGTAGAGCACATCCCTCGACTTCGGGAAGAAACTTTTGTTGGAAACCTGGAAAATTATCGATCTAAAGTGATTTACGAACTTACTGCCACCAAATTTCCGGGGTCCGACTATAAAAGCTATAGCAATCAATGGGAGGATGTAGTCCAAACGATTTATGATTCTGATCGATTTGGTCGTGAGCTAAAACGTGCCCGGCATTTAAATGAGTGGGCTGATGAAATCCAATCCAGAACCAGTAGTCCAAAAGAGCTCATGAACAAGGCTTTTGATACCATCAAGCGGTCGATTGCCTGGAATTCAAAGCAGAGCAAGTATGTTGATCAGGGATTAGAGGCTGCTGTGCTCAATGGAATGGGGAACGTTGCTGAAGTGAATCTCAATCTGGTCGCATTACTTCAAAAGCTCGATCTGGAAGCTCATCCTGTTTTAGTCAGTACTCGTGATCATGGAATTCCAGTGATTCCCACCCTGGAAGGATTTAATTATGTCTTGGCAGCCGTTCGACTGAATGATGAGCTTATTCTTCTAGATGCAACCGAACGTATGAGCAGTCCTAACCTGCTACCAGAACGTACCCTTAATTGGGTGGGAAGACTCATTGAGAAAAACGGAAATTCTTTCGAGGTAGACCTATATCCTGAATCACCTACGACCAAGATGGCCATGATGAACTACGAGCTGAAGCCCGATGGGTCGCTTCAAGGTATTGTAATGCATCGATTCACTCAGCTCGATGCTCTGGACTATAGAAAAACAAAGGGGACTTTAACGCCGGAACAACATGTAGAACGATTGATTAGTACGCATAATCTATCTGAAGTTGCTCAATTTACTAGGAAACATTTGGAAGCACTGGATGCGCCTGTCGAAGAATCGTATGAGTTCAAGCTGAACAGGGGAGCTGATATAATGAATGATAAAATATATTTAGATCCGCTGCTGTTTTTAAGAGTCTTCAACAGTCCATGGAAAGGAAGTGATAGAACGTATCCTATTGAGTTCGTTCAGCCTTTTAAGATTGATAAGCGCATCAATATAAAACTACCCGCAGGTTTTACGGTCGAAAGTATGCCGGAACCCCAGGCTGTGGCCCTACCTGACAACATGGGCTCGTTCTCATACAATATTGGTGAATTCAACGGTTCGCTGCGAATCACGGCTCAATTCTCCATGAATCGGAAATTATTTCTTCCTGATCAATTCGCCATGCTCAAAGAATTTTACCAAACACGGGTCAATAAAGAAAATGAAAAAGTAGTTTTGGTAAAAGCAAAACCATGA
- a CDS encoding DUF3857 domain-containing protein: MHSKLRLPLILLLLTTSLAQAQDYEYGEVSKAELEMNVYEQDSTADAVMLHRYRNTYFDHDYSDGWVIITEMHERIKILTKEGLDQATKKIRYYRNGRSEEDIRSIDGKTYSLVNGKIEQEKLRKDGILETEVNEHWSETALVMPQVKVGSVIEYKYKIYSPFWKIDDLVFQEDIPVAHQFIKIQTPEYFQFQRLIMGYYNISPKQYFDSRLMQVSYNSTDSYGGRSTHKTQFREVTYTETVAEYTVEHMPRLREESYTDNIENYRSKVLYELSATNFPGTGLKSYSQSWKEVVKSIYDSDNFGKQLDRANHLDDLADRIKSESTSALEMSEAAFQAIKSGIAWNNFTGKYADQGLRKAYESGSGNVAEINLNLVALLRACGVEAYPVLVSTRNHGIPLVPTLEGFNYVIAASKINGAYTFYDATEKLCPSNVLPERTLNWVGRLVQDNGYSIEVDMFPQSIQQQYAIMNYTIAPSGSLEGKVMNRFEALDALEFRKTYGGQDTGESVDRIINTYKLTEASNYERENLNALEEPVQESYEFKVENGVDLIGNKMYIDPLIFLRMTSNPFKAKERSYPVDFIHPFKVNKRINIKLPEGYTVESLPEPVSIALPENMGSFIYNIGEFNGSLNVMAQFTMNSKVILPSNYAMLKEFYQTRVNKENEKVVLVKAAP, encoded by the coding sequence ATGCATTCAAAATTACGATTACCCCTAATCTTACTACTACTTACCACTTCACTAGCACAGGCTCAGGACTATGAATATGGCGAGGTGTCCAAGGCAGAACTCGAAATGAATGTCTACGAGCAGGATTCGACCGCAGATGCGGTGATGCTGCATCGATACCGTAATACCTATTTTGATCACGATTATAGCGATGGCTGGGTCATCATTACAGAGATGCACGAGCGCATTAAAATCTTGACCAAGGAAGGTTTAGATCAGGCCACCAAAAAGATTCGCTATTACCGAAATGGTCGTTCTGAAGAAGATATTCGATCCATTGACGGCAAAACCTATAGCTTGGTTAATGGCAAAATAGAGCAAGAAAAATTGCGCAAGGACGGAATTCTGGAGACAGAAGTAAACGAACATTGGTCAGAAACTGCTTTGGTCATGCCGCAAGTTAAGGTAGGATCTGTCATCGAATATAAATACAAGATCTACTCCCCCTTCTGGAAAATTGATGATCTGGTTTTTCAGGAAGATATACCCGTGGCCCATCAATTTATAAAAATTCAGACCCCGGAGTATTTTCAATTCCAACGCCTGATCATGGGTTACTACAATATTAGTCCGAAACAGTATTTTGACAGTAGACTTATGCAGGTTTCGTATAATTCAACAGATTCTTATGGTGGGCGCAGTACCCATAAAACCCAATTCAGAGAGGTCACTTATACAGAAACAGTAGCGGAATATACGGTAGAACATATGCCGCGCCTTCGCGAAGAATCCTATACAGACAACATAGAAAATTACCGATCTAAAGTTCTCTATGAACTCAGTGCAACCAATTTTCCGGGTACAGGTCTAAAGAGCTACAGTCAATCATGGAAAGAGGTCGTTAAGTCTATCTACGACTCGGATAATTTCGGGAAACAATTAGATCGGGCTAATCATCTTGACGATTTGGCTGACCGGATCAAGTCGGAATCGACTTCTGCCTTAGAAATGAGCGAAGCCGCTTTCCAAGCGATCAAGTCGGGTATTGCCTGGAATAATTTTACAGGAAAATATGCTGATCAGGGACTGCGAAAAGCCTATGAGTCCGGATCGGGCAATGTGGCTGAGATTAATTTGAATTTGGTGGCCCTGTTGCGAGCCTGTGGCGTGGAGGCTTATCCGGTGCTCGTCAGTACTCGGAATCACGGTATTCCCCTGGTTCCAACCCTGGAAGGCTTCAATTATGTGATCGCGGCCTCAAAAATCAATGGGGCCTATACTTTTTACGATGCCACTGAAAAATTATGTCCGTCAAACGTACTGCCCGAGCGAACCTTGAATTGGGTAGGACGATTGGTCCAGGATAATGGCTATTCCATAGAAGTTGATATGTTCCCACAGTCTATTCAGCAGCAATATGCGATCATGAATTATACTATTGCTCCCAGTGGCAGTTTGGAGGGTAAGGTGATGAATCGATTTGAAGCCCTTGACGCCCTGGAATTTCGAAAGACTTACGGCGGTCAGGATACGGGGGAGAGTGTGGATCGCATCATCAACACCTACAAATTGACAGAGGCCTCCAATTACGAAAGAGAAAACCTGAATGCGCTGGAAGAGCCGGTGCAGGAATCTTATGAGTTTAAAGTGGAAAATGGCGTGGATCTAATTGGGAATAAGATGTATATCGATCCGCTTATTTTTCTAAGAATGACTTCCAATCCCTTTAAGGCCAAAGAGCGTTCCTACCCCGTTGACTTTATCCATCCTTTTAAGGTCAATAAGCGCATTAACATCAAATTACCGGAAGGGTACACTGTAGAAAGTTTACCGGAACCGGTATCCATAGCGCTTCCTGAGAATATGGGCTCTTTCATTTACAACATTGGTGAATTCAACGGTTCGCTGAACGTTATGGCCCAATTCACCATGAACAGCAAAGTGATCCTGCCCTCTAACTACGCCATGCTCAAAGAATTTTACCAAACACGGGTCAATAAAGAAAATGAAAAAGTAGTGCTGGTAAAGGCGGCACCTTGA
- a CDS encoding DUF3857 domain-containing protein encodes MRSNFLLLLITFLVFFSSNSQEYQSLIIPKTLTEDANASVREEQTVIDLSETGLKVSMHKVITVFNKMGNRFVQTQAYYDDDRDIRNIEAHIYDALGRKIKTYRKRDFQDVSAAGGSTLYQDARILVLDYAPLSYPYTVEYEVEWTSKSTALFPEWNPLRATNLSVAKSEYVINHPESLSLLVKEKNVEGYQVDTEHTPIQLRYSLTSAQALPEEELAPSIDELSPRVMVVPRQFELYGTEGMVSNWEQLGVWMNEHILAGRNALEEETIAEVQRLTQNLSDPEQKARAIYKYVQDNTRYISVQVGIGGFQPEYAEEVDALKYGDCKGLVNYTRALLDAAGIKAYYAHVEAGDQKKNMDPEFPSIGQANHVILYLPLETEEYWLECTSQTVPFGHIAGFTDDRDVLVMMDEGGQIKRTTAYLPTANSQELSAELQLTSDGAISGNFEILTRGAQYDYRSELEKYDQKDQQKYYRESLPWLTDLDLRDMEHTNDKTAVEYIERVAFYSPDYAKAFGNDLMVKFNVLNRNNYIPKHYEDRRFPIAINRGYKDTDNVVIKIPEGYTIGAMPDPFELESEFGSYQIKVESLTDGKIRVSRHLIINQGTYEAAKYDQYRDFRKAVARADNQKMIFTLK; translated from the coding sequence ATGAGGAGTAATTTCCTGCTGCTTCTTATTACTTTTCTTGTTTTTTTCTCCTCGAATAGCCAAGAATATCAAAGTCTAATCATACCCAAAACGCTTACCGAGGATGCCAATGCATCCGTTCGGGAGGAACAGACCGTGATCGATCTTTCGGAAACCGGCTTAAAGGTCAGTATGCATAAGGTCATCACGGTTTTCAATAAAATGGGCAATCGCTTTGTACAGACGCAAGCCTATTACGATGATGATCGCGATATCCGTAACATAGAGGCTCACATCTATGATGCCTTAGGAAGAAAGATCAAGACCTATCGCAAGCGTGATTTTCAGGACGTCAGTGCAGCCGGAGGAAGCACTCTCTATCAGGATGCACGAATTTTGGTTCTGGACTATGCCCCCCTCAGTTATCCGTACACGGTGGAATACGAGGTGGAATGGACGTCTAAAAGTACCGCTTTATTTCCCGAATGGAATCCTCTACGAGCGACAAACCTAAGTGTCGCTAAAAGCGAATATGTGATCAATCATCCGGAGTCGCTCTCCTTACTCGTTAAAGAAAAAAACGTTGAAGGGTATCAGGTCGATACCGAACATACACCCATACAATTGCGCTATAGTTTAACTAGTGCGCAAGCCTTGCCTGAAGAAGAACTCGCCCCATCCATTGATGAATTAAGTCCGCGAGTGATGGTCGTACCCAGACAGTTTGAACTGTATGGTACAGAGGGAATGGTCAGTAACTGGGAGCAATTGGGCGTCTGGATGAATGAGCACATCCTGGCCGGACGTAACGCCCTCGAGGAGGAGACCATAGCCGAAGTGCAGCGCCTTACACAAAACTTGTCCGATCCTGAACAGAAGGCACGAGCCATCTATAAGTACGTTCAGGACAATACCCGGTATATTAGCGTACAAGTGGGTATTGGAGGATTTCAACCCGAATACGCTGAGGAGGTTGATGCTTTAAAATATGGCGATTGCAAAGGTCTGGTGAATTATACCCGGGCACTGTTGGATGCTGCCGGCATTAAAGCCTATTATGCGCACGTGGAAGCAGGGGATCAAAAGAAAAATATGGATCCGGAGTTTCCTTCGATTGGGCAAGCGAACCATGTCATTCTTTATCTACCCTTAGAAACTGAAGAATACTGGTTGGAATGCACCAGTCAAACGGTGCCCTTTGGTCATATAGCCGGATTTACTGATGATCGGGATGTTTTGGTCATGATGGACGAAGGCGGACAGATCAAAAGGACAACCGCCTATTTGCCTACTGCCAATAGTCAAGAACTCAGCGCAGAACTACAATTGACCTCAGACGGAGCGATCTCCGGGAATTTTGAAATTCTTACCCGTGGCGCTCAATACGACTATCGATCGGAACTGGAGAAATACGATCAAAAGGATCAGCAAAAATATTACCGAGAAAGTCTTCCCTGGCTCACCGACCTGGACCTGCGAGACATGGAACACACCAACGATAAAACAGCAGTAGAATATATAGAGCGCGTCGCCTTTTATTCCCCGGATTACGCGAAGGCTTTCGGAAACGACCTCATGGTCAAGTTCAATGTCTTAAATAGAAATAATTACATTCCTAAGCATTACGAAGATCGCCGCTTTCCCATCGCAATCAATCGAGGCTATAAGGATACGGATAACGTAGTGATCAAAATACCTGAGGGATATACCATTGGAGCTATGCCTGATCCTTTTGAACTAGAATCTGAATTTGGTAGCTATCAGATCAAGGTGGAGTCCTTGACTGACGGCAAGATCCGGGTATCTCGTCATCTGATCATCAACCAGGGAACTTATGAAGCTGCGAAATATGATCAGTATCGAGATTTTAGAAAAGCCGTGGCTAGAGCCGACAACCAAAAAATGATATTTACTTTAAAATAG
- the dtd gene encoding D-aminoacyl-tRNA deacylase, with translation MRAVIQRVRRAQVTIDGAIEASIKHGFLVLLGVTEVDTQEDADWLSSKIAGLRAFSDEAGAMNLNLDQVAGEVIVVSQFTLYASTKKGNRPSFLKAAKPEMAIPLYEYFVQMLKTKIQGKVGTGKFGADMQVELVNDGPVTLQIDTQHKE, from the coding sequence ATGCGAGCAGTAATTCAACGCGTACGACGAGCCCAGGTGACTATTGATGGAGCGATCGAGGCATCCATTAAGCACGGATTTCTAGTGCTCCTGGGAGTGACCGAGGTCGATACCCAAGAGGACGCCGACTGGCTGTCTTCTAAAATTGCCGGATTGCGGGCCTTCTCTGATGAAGCGGGAGCTATGAATCTCAATCTCGATCAGGTAGCGGGTGAGGTGATCGTAGTGAGTCAATTCACACTTTATGCGAGTACCAAAAAAGGCAATAGACCTTCTTTTCTTAAAGCGGCCAAACCCGAGATGGCCATTCCCTTGTATGAATATTTCGTTCAGATGTTGAAGACTAAGATTCAAGGAAAGGTGGGTACGGGAAAGTTTGGAGCCGATATGCAAGTGGAATTGGTTAACGATGGCCCGGTGACGCTCCAAATAGATACGCAACACAAAGAATAA
- the rsgA gene encoding ribosome small subunit-dependent GTPase A translates to MKGLVYKSTGSWYTVKSESGEWYECRIKGKFRIQGIKSTNPVAVGDRVVFELESSGDETYGVIKEIEERENYIIRKSVNLSKQTHIIAANVDLAFLLVTLNNPPTFTTFIDRFLVTTEAYQVQAVLLFNKIDTYSSEELDEIRYLQSVYRGVGYPCLEISAKDGVQVEEVKALMRGKVSMFSGHSGVGKSTLVNAIDPSLDIKTKSISAQHQQGQHTTTFAQMYDLQFEAKIIDTPGIKGFGIVDMEREEIADYFPEFFSRKQHCKFNNCLHVEEPKCAVKEALEANAIAASRYESYLQILEGEEDQYRKDIYGTH, encoded by the coding sequence TTGAAGGGACTCGTCTATAAATCTACAGGAAGTTGGTATACCGTCAAAAGCGAAAGCGGGGAATGGTATGAGTGCCGTATCAAAGGCAAGTTCAGGATACAAGGGATCAAGAGCACCAATCCGGTGGCTGTAGGTGATCGCGTGGTCTTTGAGTTGGAATCTTCCGGTGATGAGACGTACGGAGTGATCAAAGAAATCGAAGAGCGAGAAAATTACATTATTCGCAAATCGGTTAATCTTTCCAAGCAAACGCACATCATTGCGGCCAATGTTGATCTGGCTTTTTTGCTGGTCACCTTAAACAATCCGCCCACCTTCACCACCTTTATCGATCGATTTCTGGTCACTACCGAAGCCTATCAGGTGCAAGCGGTGTTGTTATTCAATAAAATTGACACCTATTCATCGGAGGAGTTGGACGAAATTCGCTACTTACAATCCGTTTACCGTGGGGTGGGCTATCCCTGTTTGGAAATTTCGGCCAAAGATGGCGTACAGGTCGAAGAAGTGAAGGCGCTGATGCGTGGGAAAGTAAGTATGTTTTCCGGCCATAGTGGTGTAGGGAAATCAACCCTGGTCAATGCCATCGATCCCAGTCTGGATATCAAGACCAAATCAATCAGTGCTCAGCATCAGCAAGGGCAACACACCACGACCTTTGCTCAGATGTATGATCTTCAATTTGAGGCTAAGATCATCGATACACCCGGCATCAAAGGCTTTGGAATTGTAGATATGGAGCGCGAGGAGATCGCCGATTACTTCCCGGAATTCTTTTCGCGAAAGCAACATTGCAAATTCAATAATTGCTTGCACGTAGAAGAGCCCAAATGTGCCGTTAAGGAAGCATTGGAAGCCAACGCCATTGCTGCGAGTCGCTATGAGAGCTATTTGCAAATTCTGGAAGGGGAGGAAGATCAATACCGGAAAGACATTTACGGAACTCATTAA